In the Candidatus Eremiobacteraceae bacterium genome, one interval contains:
- the pgl gene encoding 6-phosphogluconolactonase, with protein MAQERRLVVLDTADDVAYQAATEFEVRARAAIEDHGRFNAALSGGTTPRAFFALLASPQFAEDIDWPNIHIFWGDERCVPPTDEASNYAQAEKLLLGPLQVPRANVHRMRGELEPHAGAVSYADELRASFGDSISLDAIYLGLGEDGHTASLFPRNPVLDIVDQPCAAVHVPENRAAPWRLTLTYPVLDAADAAIFLVAGAAKAAVLARVLEGPRDAHALPAQGVAPAQGSLIWLVDDAAASGLKSRV; from the coding sequence ATGGCGCAAGAACGCCGCCTTGTCGTGCTCGATACCGCCGACGACGTGGCCTATCAGGCCGCGACGGAGTTCGAAGTTCGTGCGCGAGCGGCGATCGAGGATCACGGCCGTTTCAACGCCGCACTGTCGGGCGGAACGACGCCGCGCGCGTTTTTCGCGCTGCTGGCCTCGCCGCAGTTCGCCGAGGATATCGACTGGCCGAACATACACATCTTCTGGGGCGACGAGCGCTGCGTGCCGCCGACCGATGAGGCGAGCAACTACGCGCAGGCGGAGAAGCTGCTGCTGGGTCCGCTCCAAGTGCCCAGGGCCAATGTCCATAGGATGCGCGGCGAGCTCGAGCCCCACGCCGGCGCGGTCAGCTATGCGGATGAGCTGCGCGCGTCGTTCGGCGATTCGATCTCGCTCGACGCGATCTATCTGGGCTTGGGTGAGGACGGCCACACCGCGTCATTGTTCCCGCGCAATCCCGTGCTCGACATCGTAGACCAGCCATGCGCGGCGGTCCACGTGCCCGAGAACCGCGCGGCGCCGTGGCGGCTCACCTTGACCTATCCGGTGCTCGACGCAGCGGACGCCGCGATCTTCTTGGTCGCGGGCGCCGCGAAGGCGGCGGTGCTGGCCCGCGTGCTCGAGGGACCCCGCGATGCGCACGCGCTCCCGGCGCAAGGGGTCGCGCCGGCGCAAGGCTCGCTGATCTGGCTGGTGGATGACGCCGCGGCGAGCGGTCTGAAGTCGCGCGTCTGA